The following proteins come from a genomic window of Methanosarcina sp. MTP4:
- a CDS encoding BREX system ATP-binding domain-containing protein, with translation MGDETEFENLDRTLAKRIINEVGGTGQPPLYGYQFFTAGLDRYMETIEAEYLKDYIKYGGSSFKMVVGAYGGGKTHFLYNVLGRAWEHNYITSYIELSANSVPFHKLEEVYRAIVSNLIFPQETAALLDEPEKGIEAVLRKWYRETIEILPLVPPYRPGEEVENYLRALGSFESTSFQNAVKKAFTALYQGEEELFDLIVQWLKGENPSSKLLTELHIYEKIDRSTAFKMLRCLVQFVLKTGYSGLIVLLDEAEQTPSMSTRERSTLLQNLRELVDACSRGALKGTMVFYAVPDESFLEGRTNVYEALNQRLSTTFEGEINPTGVKIDLENLSKDPVDLLIEIGAKLARIYEIAHEVKFDEAELETTIREVAEKADQESYGEIAYNRLFVQLIVPSFHALKANSMENAKGAEKT, from the coding sequence ATGGGTGATGAAACCGAATTTGAAAATCTCGACAGGACCCTGGCAAAGCGGATCATAAACGAGGTAGGAGGGACCGGACAGCCTCCCCTTTACGGATACCAGTTTTTCACGGCGGGCCTGGACAGGTACATGGAAACGATCGAAGCCGAGTACCTGAAAGACTACATAAAATACGGCGGTAGCTCCTTCAAAATGGTCGTGGGAGCCTACGGAGGGGGTAAGACCCATTTCCTGTACAATGTACTCGGGAGGGCCTGGGAACATAATTACATCACTTCTTACATCGAGCTGAGTGCCAATTCCGTGCCCTTCCACAAGCTGGAAGAGGTGTACAGGGCCATTGTTTCCAATCTGATCTTCCCCCAGGAAACTGCCGCCCTTCTGGATGAACCTGAAAAAGGGATTGAGGCGGTATTGAGAAAGTGGTACAGGGAAACCATTGAGATTTTGCCCCTGGTTCCCCCCTACCGTCCGGGAGAGGAGGTGGAAAATTACCTCCGGGCACTTGGGTCCTTTGAAAGCACAAGTTTCCAGAACGCGGTGAAAAAAGCTTTTACTGCCCTTTACCAGGGAGAGGAAGAACTTTTCGACCTCATTGTGCAGTGGCTGAAAGGAGAAAACCCCTCCTCGAAACTGTTAACCGAGCTCCACATATATGAGAAAATTGACAGGTCAACAGCCTTCAAAATGCTCCGCTGTCTTGTCCAGTTTGTTTTGAAAACCGGGTATTCGGGGCTTATAGTCCTGCTGGACGAAGCCGAACAGACCCCTAGCATGAGCACAAGGGAACGCAGCACCCTCCTCCAGAACCTCAGGGAACTGGTGGATGCCTGCAGCCGGGGTGCCCTGAAAGGGACCATGGTCTTCTATGCCGTGCCTGACGAGAGCTTCCTGGAAGGCAGGACAAATGTCTACGAAGCCCTCAACCAGCGCCTTTCGACCACCTTTGAAGGAGAAATCAACCCCACGGGAGTCAAGATTGACCTTGAAAACCTCTCAAAAGACCCCGTGGACCTCCTGATCGAAATCGGGGCAAAGCTTGCCAGGATCTACGAAATCGCCCACGAAGTGAAATTCGATGAGGCCGAACTGGAAACCACGATCAGGGAAGTTGCTGAAAAAGCCGACCAGGAAAGCTACGGAGAAATCGCATACAACCGCCTCTTTGTCCAGCTGATTGTTCCTTCCTTCCATGCCCTGAAAGCAAACAGTATGGAAAATGCGAAGGGGGCGGAGAAAACCTGA
- a CDS encoding DEAD/DEAH box helicase — protein sequence MSEKEGNERTVYEGRVKTGDENQDIKRLLKRTWYIFFSRSAPLSPVRKMVIRTVFEGKNAVIAAPEKEGISEAVLAPLCETVLEEKRKGLAVLYLTPTRARANEIFGRLREQLARPGLRVSKKTAYRVFINADNPPDFLITTPEALDSLLCRYPEGLERVRAVVLDGVHGIDGGYRGDQVRLLLERLREIAGKFSVYALSTPVGNAVQVGERYMDDFQVIRVEEEREIKETYAASFEEIFELAGKEYIKKILVFCGSREKSEEVETLLKKFRDPLTAAAHLAVLHEGLSGSEKEEVENFFKNAERAVCISSVAHDAGISVGDIDAVVFAGIPGNLHSFARGFECAGKTTGFARVFFLCDSKSMPLFELLLDHAKENFPGNKVYVPDLSVAVQQIFSVLFSNPWGVDEDYLYRLFNNFCAYEDLKSIIEELLASGLISSRNRKIYASEFIMNQGEEGTLHSNIPLERFVEVVNSRTNKKIGEARLSPGCIRACQSFSLAGKSWEIFKLEEESVYVKKSTVKAVFNSLKCAAGLGAFFEYLPDKIQEAEIEKRKGV from the coding sequence ATGAGTGAGAAAGAAGGAAATGAGCGAACAGTATACGAAGGAAGGGTAAAAACAGGGGATGAAAACCAGGATATAAAACGGCTCCTGAAAAGGACCTGGTACATCTTTTTTAGCCGGTCTGCGCCCTTATCTCCTGTCCGGAAAATGGTTATTAGGACCGTGTTTGAGGGAAAAAATGCGGTCATCGCGGCTCCGGAAAAAGAGGGGATTTCCGAAGCTGTGCTTGCTCCGTTGTGCGAAACTGTCCTCGAAGAAAAGAGAAAAGGGCTGGCTGTGCTTTACCTCACCCCTACCCGGGCGCGGGCAAATGAAATATTTGGCCGGCTCCGTGAACAGCTTGCCAGGCCTGGCCTGAGGGTATCTAAAAAAACAGCGTATAGGGTCTTTATAAATGCGGATAACCCCCCTGACTTCCTGATAACGACCCCCGAAGCCCTGGACTCCCTGCTCTGCAGGTATCCGGAAGGGCTGGAGAGGGTACGGGCTGTGGTCCTTGATGGGGTCCACGGTATCGACGGGGGATACCGGGGAGACCAGGTCCGCCTCCTCCTGGAACGCTTAAGGGAAATTGCAGGAAAGTTTTCCGTCTACGCCCTCTCAACCCCTGTCGGAAACGCGGTACAGGTCGGGGAACGGTACATGGACGATTTCCAGGTAATCCGGGTGGAAGAAGAGAGGGAGATAAAGGAGACTTATGCAGCTTCATTCGAGGAGATCTTCGAGCTTGCCGGGAAGGAATACATAAAAAAAATCCTTGTTTTTTGCGGCAGCAGGGAGAAAAGCGAAGAAGTCGAGACCCTGCTGAAGAAGTTCCGGGATCCTTTGACAGCAGCCGCCCATCTGGCCGTCCTCCATGAAGGACTTTCAGGGTCCGAAAAAGAAGAAGTGGAGAACTTTTTCAAAAATGCCGAAAGAGCCGTCTGCATTTCATCAGTTGCTCATGATGCCGGAATCAGTGTTGGAGATATTGATGCCGTGGTCTTTGCCGGGATTCCGGGGAACCTTCATTCATTTGCCCGGGGCTTTGAATGCGCCGGGAAAACAACAGGGTTTGCGAGGGTCTTTTTCCTCTGCGACAGCAAATCAATGCCCTTATTCGAACTTCTTTTGGACCATGCAAAAGAAAACTTCCCTGGAAATAAAGTGTATGTCCCGGACCTTTCCGTTGCAGTCCAGCAAATTTTTTCCGTCCTGTTCTCAAACCCCTGGGGCGTGGATGAAGACTACCTGTACAGGCTATTCAACAATTTCTGTGCCTACGAAGACCTGAAAAGCATCATAGAAGAACTGCTTGCTTCAGGGCTGATAAGCTCCAGAAACCGGAAAATTTACGCCTCGGAGTTCATCATGAACCAGGGCGAGGAGGGTACGCTCCATTCCAATATTCCTCTCGAAAGGTTTGTGGAAGTCGTGAACTCCCGGACAAACAAAAAAATAGGGGAAGCCCGGCTTTCCCCAGGCTGCATTAGAGCCTGCCAGAGCTTTTCTCTTGCAGGGAAGTCCTGGGAGATCTTTAAGCTTGAAGAAGAAAGCGTCTACGTTAAAAAATCGACAGTAAAGGCTGTATTTAATAGCTTGAAATGCGCAGCCGGGCTCGGAGCTTTTTTTGAGTATTTGCCTGATAAAATCCAGGAAGCTGAAATCGAAAAAAGGAAAGGAGTTTGA
- the ileS gene encoding isoleucine--tRNA ligase: MIKEITAKYDAGQIEQKVTQFWEDSDAYRKTREHRKPGKKLFFVDGPPYTTGHIHLGTAWNKIIKDSILRYYSMNNRNIMERPGWDMHGLPIEVKVEGLLGFKSKKDIESFGVGNFIGKCKEFAITQKEAMTEQFERLGTWLLWEDPYMTLKDEYIEAAWWTLKQAQEKDLLDVGKRVVNWCPRCETAIADSEVEYEDRTDPSIYVKFKVKGEENTFIVIWTTTPWTIPSNIAVAVHPSFEYAKFRVVRQDGKEEILIAATPLIENVLKKGRYTDYEILETMLGEDVAGLEYESPLGDLVPVQKEFKHNVYEAEYVTAENTGCVHIAPGHGMDDFAVGIKNKLPIFCPVGPNGSYTEEAGSYAGQNIREANPGIIKDLQERDRLLAEETITHRYGHCWRCKTPIIYLATEQWFLKITDLKEKMLQEIDAVDWYPDWAGSARFRTWVEGARDWCISRQRYWGVPIPVWKCPKCNSIEVIGTKEELIERSSNAGGEIELHRPYVDEVTIPCECGGEKKRVEDVFDVWFDSAVASWATLKFPHSREDFDEWWPADFITEGHDQTRGWFYSQLGASMVNFGKAPYKSVLMHGFTLDSTGKKMSKSLGNVVTPQEVIDKVGADTLRAYVLSTSAPWEDLKFNMEEVATVNRSINILWNVFRFPLPYMALDKFDPMQVSLDSVKGALREEDKWILSRLQSVIKAVDDAMSGYLLHKAVREIFEFTLEDLSRWYIQLIRPRTWTEADDPDKLAAYRVLYEIYVTLTKLIAPFMPFLAEEMYQNLGRNVDPAALESVHMCDWPTVNEALRDPELEVSMALVRDVVEAASNARQKAGRKLRWPISRIILSPESEEAATAVKRLKSVLMDQTNSKDIVLTAVGESWDELGLEVIPNPGKIGPVFKKDAGKVVPALKELDGVFLKKAFAEAGEFELTLADGSVVTVTPEMANFNETLPEGVASADSDAGLVYVDANLTPELEAEGFTREVIRRVQDMRKELDLIVDDNIIALVQIDDDRVLDLVDTLGELLAEEVRASILELSNEDEITGDLVKDWEVEGIAMKIGIAKDLESDD; the protein is encoded by the coding sequence ATGATAAAAGAAATTACTGCCAAGTATGATGCAGGACAAATCGAACAAAAGGTAACGCAATTCTGGGAAGACAGCGACGCGTACCGGAAGACCCGGGAACACCGCAAGCCCGGAAAAAAGCTCTTCTTCGTAGACGGCCCGCCCTACACCACAGGGCACATTCACCTGGGGACTGCCTGGAACAAGATTATCAAGGACTCCATTCTCCGCTATTATTCCATGAATAACCGCAACATCATGGAGCGGCCGGGCTGGGACATGCACGGACTGCCGATTGAGGTTAAGGTAGAAGGCTTGCTCGGCTTCAAGTCCAAGAAGGACATCGAGAGCTTCGGGGTAGGCAACTTCATCGGGAAGTGTAAGGAATTCGCCATCACCCAGAAGGAGGCTATGACAGAGCAGTTCGAGCGCCTCGGGACCTGGCTCTTGTGGGAAGACCCCTACATGACCCTGAAAGACGAGTACATCGAAGCTGCCTGGTGGACTCTCAAGCAGGCCCAGGAAAAGGACCTCCTGGATGTGGGCAAGCGTGTGGTCAACTGGTGCCCCCGCTGCGAAACCGCAATTGCAGACTCCGAGGTCGAGTATGAGGATAGGACCGACCCTTCCATCTATGTCAAGTTCAAGGTCAAGGGGGAGGAAAACACCTTCATCGTGATCTGGACCACAACCCCCTGGACCATTCCCTCGAACATCGCCGTTGCTGTCCACCCCTCCTTTGAATACGCTAAGTTTAGGGTGGTAAGGCAGGACGGAAAGGAAGAAATCCTGATCGCCGCAACCCCCCTCATCGAAAACGTGCTCAAGAAGGGCAGGTACACGGACTACGAAATCCTTGAGACCATGCTCGGGGAAGACGTTGCAGGGCTTGAGTACGAAAGCCCGCTCGGGGACCTGGTGCCTGTCCAGAAAGAGTTCAAACACAACGTCTATGAGGCCGAATACGTAACTGCAGAAAATACTGGCTGTGTGCACATCGCCCCCGGACACGGGATGGACGACTTTGCCGTGGGGATCAAGAATAAGCTGCCCATTTTCTGTCCCGTAGGCCCTAACGGCTCTTACACCGAAGAAGCAGGCAGCTACGCAGGCCAGAACATCCGGGAGGCAAACCCCGGGATCATCAAGGACCTGCAAGAGCGCGACCGCCTCCTTGCCGAAGAGACCATCACCCACAGGTACGGGCACTGCTGGCGCTGCAAGACTCCGATCATCTACCTGGCAACAGAACAGTGGTTCCTTAAAATTACCGATCTCAAGGAAAAAATGCTCCAGGAAATCGATGCCGTGGACTGGTATCCTGACTGGGCAGGCTCAGCCCGTTTCAGGACCTGGGTGGAAGGCGCACGGGACTGGTGTATCTCCAGGCAGCGCTATTGGGGAGTCCCGATTCCGGTCTGGAAATGCCCGAAGTGTAACAGCATAGAGGTCATCGGGACCAAGGAAGAACTGATTGAGAGGTCCTCCAACGCAGGGGGGGAAATCGAGCTGCACCGGCCCTATGTGGACGAAGTGACCATCCCCTGTGAATGCGGCGGCGAGAAAAAGCGTGTTGAAGACGTCTTTGACGTCTGGTTTGACTCTGCAGTTGCTTCCTGGGCAACCCTGAAGTTCCCGCACAGCAGGGAAGACTTTGACGAATGGTGGCCTGCCGACTTCATCACTGAAGGCCACGACCAGACCCGCGGCTGGTTCTATTCCCAGCTTGGAGCCAGCATGGTGAACTTTGGAAAAGCTCCTTACAAGAGCGTACTCATGCACGGTTTCACCCTGGACTCCACCGGAAAGAAGATGTCCAAAAGTCTCGGAAATGTTGTCACCCCCCAGGAAGTGATCGACAAAGTCGGAGCCGACACCCTCAGGGCTTACGTGCTCTCAACCAGCGCCCCCTGGGAAGACCTGAAGTTCAACATGGAAGAAGTGGCAACCGTTAACCGCTCCATCAACATCCTCTGGAACGTCTTCAGGTTCCCCCTGCCCTACATGGCCCTGGATAAATTCGACCCCATGCAGGTCTCCCTGGACTCCGTAAAAGGCGCCCTCAGGGAAGAGGACAAATGGATCCTTTCCAGACTGCAGTCCGTGATCAAAGCCGTGGATGACGCCATGAGCGGCTACCTGCTCCATAAAGCTGTCAGGGAAATTTTCGAGTTCACCCTGGAAGACCTTTCCCGCTGGTACATCCAGCTCATCAGGCCCAGGACCTGGACCGAAGCCGACGACCCGGACAAACTTGCCGCCTACCGTGTGCTCTACGAGATCTACGTAACCCTCACAAAGCTGATCGCCCCCTTCATGCCCTTCCTGGCTGAAGAGATGTACCAGAACCTGGGCCGGAACGTGGACCCCGCTGCCCTCGAGTCCGTCCACATGTGCGACTGGCCAACGGTCAACGAGGCTCTCCGGGACCCCGAACTCGAAGTTTCCATGGCCCTGGTCAGGGACGTTGTGGAAGCTGCCTCAAACGCCCGCCAGAAAGCAGGCAGGAAACTCAGGTGGCCGATTTCCCGGATTATCCTGAGCCCCGAAAGCGAAGAAGCTGCAACAGCGGTCAAACGGCTCAAATCCGTCCTGATGGACCAGACAAACTCCAAGGACATCGTGCTCACCGCCGTTGGCGAAAGCTGGGACGAACTGGGTCTCGAAGTAATCCCCAACCCTGGCAAGATCGGCCCCGTCTTCAAGAAGGACGCCGGAAAAGTAGTCCCCGCCCTGAAGGAACTTGACGGTGTTTTCCTCAAGAAAGCCTTTGCCGAAGCCGGCGAGTTCGAACTCACCCTTGCTGACGGCTCGGTCGTGACCGTCACCCCCGAAATGGCAAACTTCAACGAAACCCTCCCCGAAGGTGTCGCAAGTGCCGACTCCGACGCAGGCCTCGTCTATGTGGACGCCAACCTGACTCCCGAACTCGAAGCCGAAGGGTTCACAAGGGAAGTTATCCGCAGGGTCCAGGACATGAGAAAGGAACTCGACCTCATTGTTGACGATAACATCATAGCCCTGGTCCAGATCGATGACGACAGGGTCCTTGACCTGGTAGACACCCTTGGTGAACTTCTCGCAGAAGAAGTCCGGGCAAGCATCCTCGAGCTCTCCAACGAAGACGAAATCACCGGAGACCTCGTAAAGGACTGGGAAGTCGAAGGCATTGCCATGAAGATCGGAATCGCAAAGGACCTGGAATCAGACGACTGA
- a CDS encoding BREX system ATP-binding domain-containing protein, with product MESPEIESPEIESPEIESPEIESLELESSEIESSELESSEIESPEIVSSEIEQNAAELKAEVPGPGNGNAPGEDVKPRIAARRIIEALRLGGVPLSCVEKYSVGREKEFLEACSWLDSGRGALQVIGEYGSGKTHFLEMLSETALRQNWGVARIEIDAQETPFHKPHQLYESFVNNFCFRENGALGDFRAFLTLLNESESPEVEKIRSHPYLGKMQEAWQEGKDREWLFEWIEGRREGPAGFPVLQKHQTAANLYANLLNGLSWAAKHILGLEGVLILFDEAETVDPYWYTNYQFDKALNTLRGLVLLSNSDESLIDDTPDADNLGKKSGLIYSKMTQQPIPYLWERESDLKLIFSFVPEMLESMEQFSKISSLFGSMGRIELETLDEPSLQTLLGNIEKIYSEAYGYSSEKNLYSYLPLDRPRSFVKAAVEGLDLMRYHPDSGSDERFK from the coding sequence ATTGAATCTCCTGAAATTGAATCTCCTGAAATTGAATCTCCTGAAATTGAATCTCCTGAAATTGAATCTCTTGAACTCGAATCTTCGGAAATTGAATCTTCTGAACTCGAATCTTCGGAAATTGAATCTCCTGAAATCGTATCTTCGGAAATTGAACAAAATGCTGCCGAGCTTAAAGCGGAAGTCCCGGGTCCCGGGAATGGAAACGCTCCCGGAGAGGATGTCAAACCGAGAATTGCAGCCCGCAGGATAATTGAGGCACTAAGGCTTGGAGGTGTACCTCTTTCCTGTGTTGAAAAGTATTCAGTGGGCAGGGAGAAAGAATTCCTTGAAGCCTGTAGCTGGCTCGATTCAGGAAGAGGAGCCCTGCAGGTCATAGGGGAATACGGAAGTGGAAAGACTCATTTCCTTGAGATGCTCTCGGAAACGGCGCTCAGGCAAAACTGGGGGGTTGCAAGGATCGAAATCGATGCCCAGGAGACTCCGTTCCACAAACCGCACCAGCTGTATGAAAGTTTTGTAAACAATTTCTGTTTCAGGGAAAACGGGGCTTTGGGAGATTTCAGGGCATTCCTTACCCTCCTGAACGAAAGTGAAAGTCCTGAGGTAGAAAAGATCCGTAGCCATCCCTACCTTGGCAAAATGCAGGAGGCCTGGCAGGAAGGGAAGGACCGGGAGTGGCTTTTCGAATGGATCGAAGGTAGGAGGGAAGGGCCTGCAGGTTTCCCGGTCCTCCAGAAACACCAGACTGCGGCAAACCTTTACGCCAACCTGCTCAACGGCTTAAGCTGGGCTGCAAAGCACATCCTGGGGCTGGAAGGGGTCCTCATCCTTTTCGACGAAGCCGAGACTGTTGACCCTTACTGGTATACGAATTACCAGTTCGACAAGGCCCTTAACACCCTCAGGGGGCTTGTCCTGCTAAGCAATTCAGACGAGTCCCTGATAGACGACACCCCGGACGCTGACAACCTGGGGAAGAAAAGCGGCCTGATCTACAGCAAAATGACACAGCAGCCTATCCCTTACCTCTGGGAGAGGGAATCGGACCTGAAACTTATCTTTTCATTCGTGCCCGAAATGCTTGAATCCATGGAACAATTTTCAAAAATATCCTCCCTCTTTGGTTCCATGGGCCGGATAGAACTTGAAACCCTGGACGAACCTTCTCTGCAAACCCTGCTAGGGAACATAGAAAAAATCTACTCCGAAGCCTACGGTTATTCGTCTGAAAAAAACCTTTACTCCTATCTCCCGCTTGACAGGCCCCGAAGCTTTGTCAAGGCTGCGGTGGAAGGGCTGGACCTCATGCGCTACCATCCGGACAGCGGTTCCGATGAAAGATTCAAATGA
- a CDS encoding pentapeptide repeat-containing protein, with translation MRVQKIQFPKIRVQEIQFQEIQFQEIQFQEIQFQEIQFQEIQFQEIQFPKIRVQEIQFQEIQFQEIQFQEIQFQEIQFQEIQFPKIRVQEIQFQEIRVQKIRVQKIRVQKIRVQKIRVQKIRVQKIRVLEVRLPLR, from the coding sequence ATTCGAGTTCAGAAGATTCAATTTCCGAAGATTCGAGTTCAAGAGATTCAATTTCAGGAGATTCAATTTCAGGAGATTCAATTTCAGGAGATTCAATTTCAGGAGATTCAATTTCAGGAGATTCAATTTCAGGAGATTCAATTTCCGAAGATTCGAGTTCAAGAGATTCAATTTCAGGAGATTCAATTTCAGGAGATTCAATTTCAGGAGATTCAATTTCAGGAGATTCAATTTCAGGAGATTCAATTTCCGAAGATTCGAGTTCAGGAGATTCAATTTCAGGAGATTCGAGTTCAGAAGATTCGAGTTCAGAAGATTCGAGTTCAGAAGATTCGAGTTCAGAAGATTCGAGTTCAGAAGATTCGAGTTCAGAAGATTCGAGTTCTGGAAGTTCGTTTACCTCTCCGGTAA